In Leptospira harrisiae, a genomic segment contains:
- a CDS encoding glycoside hydrolase family 3 protein, with protein sequence MNQVLLRTSFSLFLLFGFFGSSYCFGFYLTELAANERKTWLETKAWSITNAMTEEELVGQTIHIAIPQKTVDEVALNEIAATKPGGIILFGKNLGKKEEILTLTHGLQLAAKDEGLAPFFISTDQEGGRVFRVQDGITPYPGAMAVGQTGNTEWGEVVGFVTSYELRNLGLNFLFAPVLDINNNPLNPVINTRSFGSDSKRVSEVAVAYERGARVGGCLPVIKHFPGHGDTTVDSHLGLPIINKTLQELETLELVPFKRSIAGGAEAVMSAHIMYPKIDPKFPATLSKTILTDVLRKNLNFDGIIITDAMEMHAISKNYEKDRPGVLTILAGANIVLLTSWGETAKKFKAQLTEAYQNGEFRYVDKDGKERDKLKDAVQKQIRKKLELGLYDENSILPTVYDENPKQKEFLTNWNQERIQRYTKLNESKNFVKEINEESIRAYPKSFLSSGILPSETLSFVKNNRLKETLKSKKINTLTFKSFPAQVKDKTISTYVFDSTSENEVLSIAALAKKYPNKRFVVLHGGTPFIKLPEYPNLQYLLSFSLTQGSWEAFGEKLTSGKEIPKVDLILLPKGSKTPSKGAFPERL encoded by the coding sequence ATGAACCAAGTTTTACTTCGCACATCCTTTTCCCTCTTTCTCCTTTTTGGATTTTTTGGCTCTTCCTATTGTTTTGGATTTTATCTTACAGAACTTGCCGCCAATGAACGTAAAACTTGGTTGGAAACAAAAGCTTGGTCCATCACCAATGCAATGACAGAAGAAGAACTTGTCGGCCAAACCATCCATATCGCCATCCCACAAAAGACGGTGGATGAAGTGGCACTAAATGAAATTGCTGCCACCAAACCAGGTGGAATCATTCTCTTTGGAAAAAACTTAGGCAAAAAAGAAGAAATCCTTACTCTCACTCATGGATTACAACTTGCTGCAAAAGACGAAGGTCTTGCTCCATTTTTTATCTCCACCGACCAAGAAGGTGGTCGCGTTTTCCGTGTCCAAGATGGAATTACACCTTACCCAGGTGCGATGGCTGTTGGCCAAACTGGAAATACGGAATGGGGAGAAGTGGTTGGTTTTGTAACCTCTTATGAACTTCGAAACCTCGGTCTCAATTTTCTTTTTGCACCAGTTCTCGATATCAATAACAATCCATTAAACCCTGTCATCAACACACGTTCGTTTGGTTCTGATTCCAAAAGAGTTTCCGAAGTTGCCGTAGCATACGAAAGAGGAGCTAGAGTTGGTGGTTGTTTGCCAGTCATTAAACACTTTCCAGGACATGGAGATACCACTGTCGATAGCCATTTGGGGCTCCCTATCATTAACAAAACATTGCAGGAATTGGAAACATTGGAACTGGTTCCCTTTAAACGATCCATTGCCGGTGGAGCAGAGGCAGTAATGTCTGCCCACATCATGTATCCAAAAATTGATCCAAAGTTTCCGGCAACTCTATCAAAAACTATTTTAACGGATGTTTTGCGGAAAAATTTAAACTTCGATGGAATTATCATCACCGATGCTATGGAGATGCATGCGATTTCCAAAAACTATGAAAAAGACAGACCAGGAGTTCTTACCATCCTTGCTGGTGCCAATATTGTCCTTCTAACAAGTTGGGGGGAAACAGCAAAAAAATTCAAAGCACAACTGACAGAGGCTTATCAAAATGGTGAGTTTCGTTATGTGGACAAAGACGGTAAAGAACGTGATAAACTAAAAGATGCAGTCCAAAAACAAATCCGAAAAAAATTGGAACTTGGCCTTTATGATGAAAACTCCATTTTACCAACCGTATACGATGAAAATCCAAAACAAAAAGAATTCTTAACCAATTGGAACCAAGAAAGAATCCAAAGGTACACAAAGTTAAACGAATCAAAAAATTTTGTAAAAGAAATCAACGAAGAATCCATTCGTGCCTATCCAAAATCCTTTCTGTCATCCGGGATTTTGCCTTCGGAAACTCTTTCCTTTGTAAAAAACAATCGTTTAAAAGAAACTCTCAAATCAAAAAAGATAAACACTTTGACTTTTAAATCTTTTCCAGCCCAAGTTAAAGACAAAACAATTTCTACTTATGTTTTTGATTCCACGTCCGAAAACGAAGTTTTATCCATTGCGGCTTTAGCCAAAAAATACCCAAACAAACGTTTTGTGGTCTTACACGGAGGAACTCCGTTTATCAAACTCCCTGAGTATCCTAACTTACAATATTTACTTTCTTTTTCCTTAACCCAAGGTTCTTGGGAAGCATTTGGCGAAAAACTCACTTCTGGAAAAGAAATTCCAAAAGTGGATTTAATTTTATTACCGAAAGGGTCAAAGACACCTTCAAAAGGTGCCTTTCCTGAGAGGTTATAG
- a CDS encoding DUF3095 domain-containing protein — MDDFYKNLIPSPSFTNLFDGSMPTKVPDDWFVLITDIVGSTKAIEEGRYKDVNTAGGLTAIAVANVYGHMNFPFVFGGDGVTFLLPVNLLFPIRSAIADTISQVKAAFGLEMRAGIVPVQELYRAGAELFLSKFRASSHYVQCSLFGDALTLAEQWIKEGKDESYLVRENEKIIPADFTGFTCRWQDVPSERGEIVSLIVKPIHKDFEVCKKTVTRVLNFIRSEYGEEGDYHPLRVNNIELDSGPYLRNEALARVGKSSGVKFYLTLTQIWIERTLMAFAMRFGIPLKSGHYSLDKLKDYQALSADFRKYDGTLKMVIDGSKEHREALVSFLNQLETEGLLRYGIFVSNRSLMTCVLKVASSEEVHFVDGADGGFTMAAKMLKEKLKLL, encoded by the coding sequence GTGGATGACTTTTATAAAAACCTAATACCGAGTCCTAGTTTTACAAATCTATTTGATGGCAGTATGCCAACCAAAGTTCCTGATGATTGGTTTGTCCTCATTACAGACATTGTTGGATCCACGAAGGCGATTGAAGAAGGAAGATACAAAGATGTAAATACGGCAGGTGGGCTAACGGCCATTGCTGTTGCTAATGTTTATGGACATATGAATTTCCCTTTTGTGTTTGGCGGGGACGGGGTGACATTTTTATTGCCTGTCAATTTATTGTTTCCCATTCGTTCGGCCATTGCTGATACCATTTCGCAGGTGAAGGCTGCCTTTGGTTTAGAAATGCGCGCAGGGATTGTTCCTGTCCAGGAGTTGTATCGTGCCGGGGCAGAATTGTTTTTGAGTAAGTTTCGTGCTTCCTCTCACTACGTTCAATGTTCTCTATTTGGTGATGCCTTAACTCTTGCAGAACAATGGATCAAAGAAGGAAAAGACGAATCGTATCTGGTTCGCGAAAACGAAAAAATCATTCCCGCTGATTTTACCGGATTTACTTGTCGTTGGCAAGACGTTCCCAGTGAGAGAGGCGAGATTGTTTCTCTCATTGTAAAACCCATTCACAAAGATTTTGAAGTTTGTAAAAAAACGGTCACTCGTGTCCTTAATTTTATTCGTTCTGAATATGGAGAAGAGGGTGATTACCATCCATTACGTGTGAACAACATTGAACTTGATTCGGGTCCTTATTTACGCAATGAAGCCCTGGCTCGTGTGGGTAAATCCAGCGGAGTCAAATTCTATTTAACATTAACTCAAATTTGGATCGAAAGAACCCTTATGGCTTTTGCGATGCGGTTTGGAATCCCTCTAAAGTCAGGTCATTATTCTCTCGACAAACTAAAAGATTACCAAGCTCTTTCTGCTGACTTTCGTAAGTATGATGGAACTCTTAAGATGGTAATTGACGGATCAAAGGAACATAGGGAAGCACTTGTTTCTTTTTTGAACCAATTGGAAACAGAAGGTCTCCTCCGTTATGGGATCTTTGTTTCCAACAGGTCGCTTATGACTTGTGTCTTAAAAGTGGCCTCTTCCGAAGAAGTTCATTTTGTCGATGGAGCTGACGGCGGTTTTACGATGGCCGCCAAGATGCTGAAAGAAAAGTTAAAGTTGCTTTAG
- a CDS encoding 4Fe-4S dicluster domain-containing protein: MKRKDLFREGFKSVFQFTFNKADEFTEAIKEVWEDEKTPKGSSTKTSKRPSSKSKSKPKPATVRKRKTKMFQTLALPPGVSPDFFSLCTGCNECIFACPYAVLFPVTVQESGKSFPHFDPNAKACHMCSDWPCISVCPEEALLPYDLSGGKPNFGKAKAITEHCINEKTGEPTCEVCLTTCPIEKTVKFKGNLPTFVSSTCTGCGLCVESCPSFPKAIQIKFKK; encoded by the coding sequence ATGAAACGAAAAGATCTTTTCCGAGAAGGTTTTAAATCCGTTTTCCAATTTACCTTCAACAAAGCGGACGAATTTACAGAAGCCATCAAAGAAGTTTGGGAGGACGAAAAAACTCCCAAAGGTAGTTCCACAAAAACCTCAAAACGACCATCTAGCAAATCAAAGTCGAAACCAAAACCAGCAACAGTCAGGAAACGAAAAACAAAAATGTTCCAGACATTGGCCCTTCCTCCGGGAGTTTCTCCTGACTTTTTTTCTCTCTGCACTGGATGTAACGAATGTATTTTTGCTTGTCCTTACGCCGTCTTATTCCCTGTTACAGTGCAAGAATCAGGAAAATCATTTCCTCATTTTGATCCGAATGCAAAGGCCTGCCATATGTGTTCTGACTGGCCCTGTATTAGTGTTTGTCCTGAAGAGGCTCTCTTACCGTACGATTTGTCCGGTGGAAAACCAAATTTCGGTAAGGCGAAGGCCATCACAGAACATTGTATTAACGAAAAAACAGGTGAACCCACTTGCGAAGTTTGTTTAACTACTTGTCCCATTGAAAAAACAGTCAAATTTAAAGGGAATTTACCAACTTTTGTATCATCAACCTGTACTGGATGTGGGTTATGTGTAGAATCCTGCCCTAGTTTTCCTAAAGCAATTCAAATCAAATTCAAAAAATAA
- the murA gene encoding UDP-N-acetylglucosamine 1-carboxyvinyltransferase, with the protein MSSSYFKIIGKNPLNGTVVPQGNKNEALPLLGALLLWEGDVILDNLPEIADVQKLMEVLRQIGVDITSTGTKGSYLFQKKNPVKSDLPYELCSQLRGAVTLAGPILARTGRVFLPKPGGDKIGRRRMDTHLLALEALGAKIEVFPDGYMITADRLVGKDILLDEASVTATENAVMAAVFAEGLTTIRNAASEPHVQGLCRFLIAAGAKIEGVGTNHLTITGVSSLKSPLGGLRHRIGSDYLEIGSFISLAAVTGGEIHITDVNLEDVRMIRMVYSRLGIEVRPTENGILVPSDQKMEIIPDYHGATPKIDDAPWPGFPADMTSVALVTATQCKGTVLIHEKLFESRLFFVDNIIAMGAQIILCDPHRAIVIGANRLYGQRVASPDIRAGMAMIIAALCAEGQSEIHNIVQIDRGFESIDTRLRSLGAQIERVSD; encoded by the coding sequence GTGAGTTCATCCTACTTCAAAATTATCGGCAAAAATCCTCTGAACGGGACAGTAGTTCCCCAAGGAAATAAAAATGAAGCGCTCCCGCTTCTGGGAGCCCTCCTTCTTTGGGAAGGAGACGTCATTCTGGACAACCTTCCGGAAATCGCCGATGTGCAGAAACTTATGGAAGTCCTCCGCCAGATTGGAGTGGATATCACCTCCACAGGTACAAAAGGATCATACCTCTTTCAGAAAAAAAATCCAGTGAAATCAGACCTTCCTTATGAACTTTGTTCGCAGCTGAGAGGAGCCGTCACACTGGCAGGTCCCATCCTTGCTCGCACAGGCAGAGTGTTCCTACCAAAGCCTGGTGGAGACAAAATTGGTCGTCGCAGAATGGACACCCACTTACTTGCCTTAGAGGCACTTGGTGCAAAAATCGAAGTTTTCCCAGATGGATATATGATCACAGCCGACCGTTTGGTGGGTAAAGACATTCTTTTAGATGAAGCATCCGTCACTGCTACAGAAAATGCTGTGATGGCTGCTGTTTTCGCAGAGGGCCTAACAACGATTCGTAACGCCGCCTCGGAACCGCATGTCCAAGGCCTTTGCAGGTTTTTAATTGCTGCCGGTGCCAAAATTGAAGGTGTGGGAACAAACCACCTAACTATCACAGGTGTAAGTTCGCTAAAATCTCCTCTTGGCGGACTCAGGCATCGAATTGGTTCGGACTATTTAGAAATTGGTTCTTTTATTAGCCTTGCTGCCGTAACAGGTGGTGAAATCCACATCACGGATGTAAACTTAGAAGACGTTCGGATGATCCGAATGGTCTATTCTCGTTTGGGGATTGAAGTGAGGCCCACTGAAAATGGAATCCTTGTTCCTTCTGACCAAAAGATGGAAATCATTCCTGATTACCACGGTGCCACACCTAAAATTGACGATGCACCTTGGCCTGGATTTCCAGCTGACATGACTTCGGTGGCTCTTGTCACTGCAACTCAGTGCAAAGGAACAGTCCTCATCCACGAAAAACTTTTTGAATCCAGACTCTTCTTTGTAGACAATATCATTGCAATGGGTGCACAAATCATCCTTTGTGATCCGCACCGAGCCATTGTGATTGGTGCCAATCGTTTGTATGGCCAAAGAGTAGCAAGTCCTGATATCCGAGCTGGGATGGCAATGATCATTGCTGCCCTTTGTGCAGAAGGACAAAGTGAAATTCATAACATTGTTCAAATTGATAGAGGTTTTGAATCGATTGACACCCGTTTGCGTTCCTTGGGTGCCCAAATCGAAAGAGTCTCCGACTAG
- a CDS encoding SpoIIE family protein phosphatase: MVAEPLVATPPTEIVKKSQGNPVHLEGEWDFYPQVFLSEPGEPPQTNLKLQVPGIWNSVLGSGSGFGTYRLVLERPEGIDPDTVYGIKLVDMATASRVYWNGKLLGSSGVVSKIPEESKPSYQFQFYPLPWKEGPNELLVEISNFHHDKGGMWEPPYVGEWKKLFKASEKDLASSLFLAGAVFIIALYHFGLFYFRRTDKGNLLFGFAALLLSLRTLFTGERFGFNELSPLISWNFCLRIEYLTFYLSPYLFFAFFREFYPKYYPRLMDRILLIPTLIFISFLFVLPTSIYTKLNDYFQIVFLTAVILILQGVLRAVVNKKESSLLFAIGIVSVAIAAFIDLLNAYQVVYTVEAIPIGIFVFILVQSLTLSRRFSRAFSDVESLSKRLLVLDKLKDDFLANTSHELKTPLNGIIGIAESMFDGIGGKLNQEQRQNLGMIVSSGKRLSSLVDDILDFSKMKNRDLDLDLKAIDLHQICDLVLVISRPLYVTKNLTVRNHVPMDFPPILGDEARLQQILFNLIGNAIKFTEKGRIDVSAEIMERMLVLSIKDTGIGIPTQKFSDIFKSFEQGDTSTTRKFGGTGLGLAITKRLVELHGGTIWVESVEGEGSVFRFTLPLAREGEIPMKKPPVRKTDLWFGGESPEFEPIEETTEEYDGEKIKVLVVDDEPINRQVLKNHLTLIGCDVHEASNGGDAIRMVRDDGPFELMLLDIMMPGMSGYDVCTVLRESYSLYQLPILFLTAKNQITDIIASLEAGGNDYLAKPFDKRELISRAKNLITLKKAVEEQNKFIAFQNELGLARKLQSSILPEEAPNIPGIKTEFYYEPMDSVGGDFFDFHAISDTELGVLIADVSGHGIPAALISAMLKIAFSMQVRLSREPAGLMTQINSTLLGKMKGAFVTASYIYINLETKELVHARCGHPPLIINRKGESKPKLSLPQGKLIGWIPELDIQEDRLPLKAGDRIVLYTDGITEATNADKEMIGQENWESIVQRYSGYPISESKRLLLERIKEFTGNRSPDDDVTLVILEIE; this comes from the coding sequence TTGGTCGCAGAGCCTTTGGTTGCTACTCCCCCTACGGAGATTGTCAAAAAAAGTCAGGGAAATCCGGTGCACTTGGAAGGGGAATGGGATTTTTATCCCCAAGTTTTCCTTTCCGAACCAGGTGAACCCCCCCAAACAAATCTAAAACTGCAGGTTCCAGGGATTTGGAACTCGGTTCTTGGTTCTGGAAGTGGATTTGGAACCTACCGTTTGGTTTTGGAACGGCCAGAGGGGATAGACCCGGACACTGTGTATGGAATCAAACTCGTGGATATGGCAACGGCCTCTCGAGTTTATTGGAATGGAAAACTCCTTGGGTCTTCCGGTGTTGTATCAAAAATTCCTGAAGAATCGAAACCTTCTTACCAATTTCAGTTTTATCCATTACCTTGGAAAGAAGGACCTAACGAACTTTTGGTGGAAATTTCCAATTTTCATCATGACAAAGGAGGAATGTGGGAACCACCTTATGTTGGTGAGTGGAAAAAACTTTTTAAAGCAAGTGAAAAAGACCTAGCTTCTTCTTTATTTTTAGCAGGTGCAGTGTTTATCATTGCCTTATATCATTTTGGTTTATTTTATTTTAGACGCACAGATAAAGGAAATTTATTATTTGGTTTTGCTGCTCTATTATTATCTCTAAGAACTTTGTTTACAGGCGAAAGGTTTGGGTTCAATGAATTATCTCCTCTTATCAGTTGGAATTTTTGTCTTCGGATTGAATATTTAACATTTTATTTATCTCCTTATCTATTTTTTGCTTTTTTTCGTGAGTTTTATCCAAAATATTATCCGCGTTTGATGGATAGAATACTTTTGATTCCCACTTTGATATTTATAAGTTTTTTATTTGTTTTACCAACTTCCATTTATACAAAGTTAAATGATTACTTTCAGATTGTGTTTCTTACTGCGGTAATTTTGATTTTACAAGGTGTTTTACGTGCTGTTGTAAATAAAAAGGAAAGTAGTCTTTTGTTTGCAATTGGAATTGTCTCGGTCGCAATTGCTGCCTTTATTGACTTACTCAATGCCTACCAAGTTGTTTATACGGTGGAAGCGATTCCAATCGGTATTTTTGTATTTATTTTAGTTCAGTCACTCACACTTTCGAGAAGATTTAGTCGTGCCTTTTCTGATGTGGAATCGTTATCAAAAAGACTTCTTGTATTGGATAAACTAAAAGACGATTTTCTTGCAAATACTTCTCATGAATTAAAAACACCTCTTAATGGGATTATTGGAATCGCCGAATCAATGTTTGATGGAATTGGTGGAAAACTCAATCAAGAACAAAGACAAAACTTAGGGATGATTGTAAGTTCGGGAAAACGTTTGTCTTCTCTTGTGGATGATATTTTGGATTTTTCCAAAATGAAAAATAGAGATTTGGATTTGGATCTAAAGGCAATCGATCTCCATCAAATTTGTGATTTGGTTTTAGTGATCTCAAGACCCCTCTATGTTACAAAAAATCTAACAGTTCGCAATCATGTGCCTATGGATTTCCCACCTATTTTAGGTGATGAAGCAAGACTCCAACAAATCCTTTTCAATTTGATTGGGAATGCCATCAAATTTACGGAAAAAGGGAGAATTGACGTCTCTGCCGAAATTATGGAGAGGATGCTTGTTCTTTCAATTAAAGACACAGGAATTGGAATTCCAACCCAAAAGTTTTCTGATATATTTAAATCCTTTGAACAAGGTGATACGTCCACCACACGGAAGTTTGGTGGTACTGGGCTTGGCCTTGCAATTACCAAACGTCTTGTAGAACTTCACGGCGGAACCATTTGGGTCGAATCGGTTGAAGGGGAAGGTTCTGTCTTTAGGTTCACCCTCCCTTTGGCAAGGGAAGGGGAAATCCCTATGAAAAAACCTCCAGTAAGAAAAACTGATTTATGGTTTGGTGGTGAATCTCCAGAATTTGAACCAATTGAAGAAACAACAGAAGAATACGACGGTGAAAAAATAAAAGTCCTTGTTGTGGATGATGAACCCATCAATAGGCAAGTTCTAAAGAACCACCTAACTCTGATCGGCTGCGATGTTCATGAGGCTTCAAACGGAGGAGATGCAATTCGAATGGTGCGAGACGATGGACCATTTGAGTTGATGTTACTTGATATAATGATGCCTGGAATGAGCGGATATGATGTTTGTACTGTTTTACGTGAATCATATTCATTATACCAACTTCCTATTTTGTTTTTAACTGCAAAAAACCAAATTACCGACATCATTGCTTCATTAGAAGCAGGCGGAAATGATTATTTGGCAAAACCATTCGACAAACGTGAGTTAATCTCTAGAGCAAAAAACTTAATCACTCTCAAAAAAGCCGTCGAAGAACAAAACAAATTTATTGCTTTTCAAAATGAGTTAGGACTCGCAAGGAAACTCCAAAGTTCCATCCTCCCTGAAGAAGCTCCCAATATCCCAGGGATCAAAACAGAATTTTACTATGAACCAATGGATAGTGTTGGTGGAGATTTTTTTGACTTTCATGCCATCTCAGATACAGAGTTGGGTGTTTTGATTGCTGACGTATCGGGACATGGGATTCCGGCTGCTCTGATATCTGCCATGTTGAAAATTGCTTTTTCCATGCAAGTAAGGTTATCACGAGAACCAGCCGGGCTTATGACTCAAATCAATTCGACTTTACTGGGTAAGATGAAAGGTGCCTTTGTCACTGCTTCCTATATTTATATTAATCTCGAAACAAAAGAATTGGTACATGCACGTTGTGGACATCCACCTCTTATCATAAATCGAAAAGGTGAGTCCAAACCGAAACTAAGTCTTCCTCAAGGAAAACTTATTGGTTGGATTCCCGAGTTAGACATCCAAGAAGATCGACTTCCTTTAAAAGCTGGAGATCGGATCGTTTTGTATACGGATGGAATTACAGAAGCCACGAATGCCGATAAAGAGATGATAGGTCAGGAAAATTGGGAATCTATCGTACAAAGATACAGCGGATATCCTATCTCAGAATCCAAACGTTTGTTACTCGAAAGGATTAAAGAATTCACTGGGAACCGATCTCCGGACGATGATGTGACCTTAGTAATTTTAGAGATTGAATAG
- a CDS encoding FliI/YscN family ATPase gives MIEKKFTEHIDAISKYLNVVEKIEPIRKSGVVVSVVGNVIYSQGPPDSKVGEILEVERGSDKGYLACVLVGFKDHLYTLMPLGDTQEIFPHAFVFSSGRQITLNAGPELLGRVLNGLGKPIDSKGILITKEERASEPRFLNPLDRPPITDILETGVRAIDGMLTVGRGQRIGIFSGSGVGKSSLLGMIARYTNADVNVVALIGERGREVNEFLHVELGKEALARSVVFVATSDSSKMEQVSCANLACSAAEYFREKGMSVNLYMDSLTRYAEALRELSIGEPVVTKGYASSVFTKMAKLVERAGTSHNGGSITGFYTVLTDAEDDMDDIVADKVRGFIDGHIVLTRKLAEQSHYPAIDVPASLSRLMQKIVNEDHYMRSSIVRELISKYKNSEDIILLNAYVRGADEKVDMAIDKKSQIDDYLRQRIEEKSSYSDATNRLTKILQSATRNEDDF, from the coding sequence ATGATTGAAAAGAAATTTACGGAACATATCGATGCCATTTCCAAATACCTGAATGTCGTCGAAAAAATTGAACCCATTCGCAAAAGTGGGGTCGTTGTATCCGTGGTGGGCAATGTCATTTATTCCCAAGGCCCACCAGATTCCAAAGTGGGAGAAATTTTAGAAGTCGAACGTGGCTCAGACAAAGGATATCTCGCTTGTGTCCTTGTTGGTTTTAAAGACCATCTTTACACCTTAATGCCATTAGGCGATACGCAGGAAATATTTCCTCATGCCTTTGTATTTTCATCTGGGAGACAAATCACTCTCAATGCAGGTCCTGAACTTTTAGGACGTGTATTGAACGGACTTGGAAAACCCATCGATAGCAAAGGAATACTCATCACCAAAGAAGAAAGAGCCTCCGAACCTAGATTTTTAAATCCACTGGATCGACCTCCCATCACAGATATTTTAGAAACAGGAGTCCGTGCCATTGACGGTATGTTGACCGTGGGCCGCGGACAACGGATTGGAATTTTTTCAGGTTCTGGTGTGGGTAAATCCAGTTTACTAGGAATGATCGCTCGTTATACGAACGCAGATGTAAACGTAGTGGCTCTCATTGGAGAAAGGGGTCGAGAGGTAAATGAGTTCTTACATGTAGAACTTGGAAAAGAGGCCCTTGCAAGATCAGTTGTTTTTGTTGCCACTTCCGATTCATCCAAAATGGAACAAGTAAGTTGTGCCAACTTAGCATGTTCTGCAGCTGAATACTTTCGTGAAAAAGGAATGTCTGTCAATTTGTATATGGACTCTCTCACTCGTTATGCGGAAGCACTTAGAGAACTTTCTATTGGAGAACCAGTGGTAACAAAGGGATATGCATCCAGCGTATTTACCAAAATGGCAAAACTTGTAGAAAGAGCAGGAACATCACATAACGGTGGTTCCATCACAGGGTTTTATACTGTGTTGACAGATGCAGAAGATGATATGGATGATATTGTCGCCGATAAAGTCCGTGGATTTATTGACGGACATATTGTACTTACGCGTAAATTAGCAGAACAAAGTCACTATCCGGCCATTGATGTTCCTGCATCTTTATCTCGTCTTATGCAAAAGATTGTGAACGAAGACCATTATATGCGTTCCTCTATTGTTCGTGAACTCATCTCAAAATATAAAAACTCTGAAGATATCATTTTACTCAATGCTTATGTCCGTGGTGCTGATGAAAAAGTAGATATGGCCATTGATAAAAAATCACAAATCGATGATTATTTAAGACAAAGGATTGAAGAAAAATCAAGTTACAGTGACGCCACAAATCGACTTACAAAAATTCTACAATCTGCAACACGTAATGAGGATGATTTTTAA
- a CDS encoding LIC10235 family protein, whose protein sequence is MEPQKVGPGQIDKIAEDLKKDPEKSIGNYLFKGFRIQISKYKASGAERVQQLYKRRRAQGLCIVCGTKVTRKNPVTGILYRLCDTHRAEIDQKNKEKAKAKKGK, encoded by the coding sequence ATGGAACCACAAAAAGTAGGCCCAGGACAAATAGACAAAATTGCAGAGGATTTGAAAAAAGATCCTGAAAAATCCATTGGAAATTACCTTTTCAAAGGTTTCAGAATTCAAATCTCTAAATACAAAGCTTCCGGAGCAGAAAGAGTACAACAACTCTACAAAAGAAGAAGAGCTCAGGGCCTTTGCATCGTTTGTGGAACCAAAGTAACTCGTAAAAACCCTGTAACAGGAATCCTTTACAGACTTTGTGACACACACAGAGCAGAAATTGACCAAAAAAACAAAGAAAAAGCAAAAGCAAAAAAAGGAAAATAA